The Anopheles maculipalpis chromosome 3RL, idAnoMacuDA_375_x, whole genome shotgun sequence genomic sequence AAAATGAAATATGATAGGTTAAAGAAAAAGATACATTACTGTCGCTCGGCGATGGGAATTGGAGAGCAGCATATTGACGGTTAGGTTCGCGGTTAtctttttccaaaattcttCACTCATCGCTTTATCGGTGGACCAGTTGCTCTTATAGTACAGATGATTCTCTTCAATTGTCTTTGTTATATTATGTTCTTGCAGCGTACTGTTTAATTCAGCTTCAGTACGTTCGATCGTATCGATATTGATTGCATCGCTGATTGGATCACTTCCGGGAGATTCCTGCAACGATTATAGAAGATTATTACAGTTGGATTCAATGAAACCAATGTTATCAAACTGGCAGTAATGAAGCACTCACTTGTACTACAGATGTATTTAGTCCGGACGTGCCCAGCAATTTTGTCGAAGTATTGAGAGCAGTTTTGTTAACACTGTCACCATCGATCGCGTACTCTTTGCGCTGTCCCGTACCATTAACTCCAAGCAAATGTGTAGTTTCCTCGTTTATGTTCACAGCACCAGGCAATAGTTGggacttttttgtgtttaattgtTCCTGGTAAAGTTTTACcttggaaaaacttttcttgttctcatcCAACGGCACAACTGATCTGTTCGATGTTGCACCTCCCATCTCTGGTTCGGTGACAGTGTCACTTTTTTTACCCGGAGCTGGAACCGATACGGGTACTGAAAAGCTGCTACCTAGCTCTGTTAAATCGGTCTGCAGATATTTTCGAGGCACTAGAATGAACCGGAATGGAGAATGAAATGTAGAAATGTAGTAACGTAGAATGTACTACGCATTGTATGTCCGAAGTTGCCAACATTTCGTTGCATTTTAGCTTATTTTGAGGGTTAACATCAGTTATTACCTTTAACACATACATATTGCTGGTAATGCGACAACAGTATTAACCAGAATAGAGAATTACTAACAAAACATATTATTCTTCTCGAAGCAGTCGCCATTTCTGTTCGCCACCTTTATCACCACCGTTCGCTACGTTTCGGATGAGCAGGAACGGCTATGTTGCTTATTACGAGCGATTaaaacaggagaaaaaaaaatcgattcgcAATCCGATTTAGCTAGCAGCTGGCTTTGACTGCTTTTTTACAAACGATGTGCCGATATAACACGCTTATATCGGCTTTTACTTCACTACACACTTTCGTACTACCAAACAAATCATTCGGTGTTTCCTTAAGTTGACGCGTGTTCAATCTATCCTTCATTTAATTATGTACACtcttcaaaatttcttctggATTCTTTTTTACATCCTATTTACATCACCTTTTCTGTAATGAAATCACGTTTATCCGTGTTGATTGGTCGCTTCGATTATTCGTGCTCGGATGTTACAAAATCGAGCAGCGAGTTCGAAACCATGTTTTTGAATTCCTAgttcaaatttcttttttctcaaaaaagagaaaaagggtttgcaaaataaaaaaaaaaataaaacgatttaTGAACTCCATAAACTAGTATTAATCTGTTTTTACACTACAATTTGTACAAATGAATGAAGATGacatgtttaaaaaaaccttGCAGGCTATTTCGTCAGACAAATTCATGTCACAACGTCAATTAACTAATTCTTTTAAAAGCTTTAATTGAACAGGTCTAGACTTTGAAGTgcgaaaatggaataaaaagaTTAGCAAAAAAACAGTTTCAGAATGTTTCCTACTTTACTTTCTATcggttatttttaaacttcgtGGCAATTATTAACGTGTTACCTGTTCAAAACTTTTTTACTTAcgacgagcaaaacaaaatgctagGATCTCAAACCCAAATCGAACACATTGCCATGTTGAGATGAAATTTGATAAGCACATATTCTAACCAGGAGATTTTGATAGTGATATCTGAATGTACGTAACATATGAACATAATTTGGACATAGCACTGCCAACACGAGAGAAAGCATAACAAATGCACTTCGGTGATAGGTTGAAGGCTTAGCTTTACAAATGCTCAAGTAAAAAGCCCTTCATCATGTTAAGCAGGGTACGATTCATTCGTTTTCTCGCGTAACAAGTAAGCCAAGTGACGTTGAAGGTATAGGGAGTAATTGAGACGATTTTGTACATAAAGTGCCACGCCTTGCAACAGTTTAACGACATTGCACACTCTTACTTAGAAGCAACGCATGTTTGCGAACAGTTGATGTCTGGTCTATGACGAACTCAACAAGGTCAAAACATGCTATGCTGCAGCTGGTCGAATGCTGCATTTAATTTTGCTGCAGCCACGGTACAGTTCTTGCACTGAAACCGGTTAGGGTTGATAATGCATGATCAGGGTAGTTTGCTGCGTTTGAATCATAATAACAATATCCAACAAATCGTTTAGCGAGAGCAGTGGAGCTGTTTTGGGTGCAAGTTGAAGcacataaaaatgattaataTATCGTTAACATGATATAAAAACAACCATtactaaaaatcaaaaacaatcaattgaaATCGATTGAATTAAATGCTAATGTAAAATTAGGAAAttaattagaaaaataaaaataaacaaaaacatttgcttCGTCAAATGTACTACAAATGGGAGATCCCTAacgataaaaatgttttattttggcaattaataatgcaaaacgaatttaaatgtttgcatAATCCTTCGATAGGTGCGTCCTGTTCGAATAGCTAAATTTATAGCCGGGTGTTAACTTATAGCTACATATTTCATTGTtaaaatagagcaaaaattGCTCGCTGCACACTATTCACACCCCAATCACTGGTACAAGTGACTCACATACCTAGCTCAAGACCAAACAGCCAAACTGCACCTCGTGGACCCTTTCACTACGCACTACACAACAAGTGCGTGTATGACCTGTGGGTCGTACTTACTAGAATATGCTTAAAGGACAGGCatgaatgcaaacaaaaagtacacacatgcacacaccacacactattcacttttttttcagACCCCGTTGGGCACTATAAAAGCGATATGCATTCTCCTCTTCAGTTATCAGTTTTAGAACTGCATTCAAAGTTTTCACATCGTTTtcgttgttatttatttaattatttatttattccttgTACCTATTTTCGAACACTTCCAAAATGTTCCGAGTGAGTGATAACAGACGTACCATTATTAAGCATCACTAAACACGTGATTTGATGGAATTTGTCTCTTTGTTTGTACAGTTTGTTGCCCTTCTCGCTTTCGTTGCCGTAGCTCAGGCCGCCTACACGCTCAACCCGGCTGGTCCCACCTACGCTGGAATCCACACACCTGCCATCACTAGCCAGCAGTCGAACATCCTGCGTAGCTACGGCAACCTTGGTCAAATCTCGACATACTCCAAGACCATCGATACCCCGTACTCGTCCGTCAGCAAGTCCGATGTGCGCGTAAGCAACCCAGGATTGGCCGTTGGCCATGTTGCCGCCGCTTACCCACACGCCATTGCTCCGGCTTATGCTCACCCTGCGTACGCTGCACCGGCTATCAAGGCTGCCCCGGCACTGCTGGGCGTTGCCTACTCCGCTGCCCCGGCTGTTGCCCACATGACCTACAGCAACGGACTCGGTATCAACTACGCTTGGTAAATTtggaacttttaaaaataatgtacCATTGCCAGGAAAGAAATGACCATCGTATTTCCTCCTTATGCACCGCGGACAATTGGAGCGGAACATATCTAAGTCATCACAGTCaacaatgtaaataaaaatgtctcTTCGGACGTCGGCAAACCAAATAACGGCTTTACTTTGCGTGACTAGGTGGGCGTTAGACTAAGTTACCACAATGAAATACATACACATTTGGGCTCGAAAACAATATTTCGGTGACACTGAGGACACATAATTTCTCTTTGCCATTTATTGACAAATATCGACAAATGTGTCCAACGGCTACTTTTGGTTTggcaccaccactaccataCCTCAGGAGGAGGATACTGCTTGGTCTGTCGTTGCTGGTTTCCTTAATTGTGCTAGCCGACACGTGTCCCGGAGCTCTGAACCCCTGAACCAACAGAGTACATCGTGGCCATATTTGCATCCCTGTGTCCAAAGGTGTAAAGATGCATGTTCTAAACTGTACTAAGTGTTAATTCATCTgtacaagaacaaaaatttaatcttTGGTGAAAGATAGAGAAACAATGTCAGCAGTTATCGAACAGTTCATAGGAACCTCTTATCaaagttttaatttcattttttccgaTTTCATTGGAAATAATAGAGAACCACTGCTTTGAGAAATTCAACGCATTATATGTCTTTAATTGTAGTTTCAATTTCTTAGCCAACCATTACTGGTCACCTTAAGCGCTTTACATCCAAACATGAGAATCCCTTTTTCGCTCCATTGAAATCATAATAGAAACAATGACTATTTTGATATCTTTGATCATTTTTTATGACTTCTGATAGTCTTAGCCGTACCAACACTTGTTCTTCATATAGTACGGCTCACTTCGTAACAAGCTATGCATAAGCTTACGGGGCGCGATGAACAAATTTTTCCACTTTCAACTGCAAAACGCGAGCTTTTGCTAACGTTTGTTACTATAATGAAACGAACCGGGAAACACCGACCGCCAACACATCAACTGTATACACAATATGAAATCTTTTCACGTAAAATCATGATTTACTAACATTTttgttattccttttttttctttatattacAATTGTCATAATAATCATCGTAATAATATTAAGATATAcacgtaaaaataataatttgccCATAATGATCACTCGTGTCTTCTTATGATTGTTTACATAACAAATACTGACAATGTTATTTttcggatttttttaaattttcctatcttgttccattcattcatttccttttccatgCTTCTCTCCctccttttctctctttctcacccaacacacacacacacacacacacgcacgtgcgAAAGTCGCGAGACCTCTTTCTGTAAGTGTCCTTTTTCGCGCAAGGATTGTTAATGTCCTTTTTAATATACACAGGAACGCACATTCAACCAGAACACAATCATACCCAgagcaccaacaccatcatcacacaTTCATCAACTATCGTCCGTGCATGCTCATTCAAACACACCCTTGTAATGCTAATTTTAATCCTTCACGATTAGATTAACCGCCATCCCTTCATCTGCTTACTGAATTTTGAATCGCTTCGTTTTATATGCTACAGTTATGTCGAGATACGCCTCAAGTTACCTTAAAGTATATGATACTATTATTCTATGTTTTACTTTCGTGCAAGCCTGTTTCCATGTATGCCGCACATTTCACACTGAAACACCACAAGCTGTGGTCCTGGCTGCTTGTATAATAGTGTAAATGAAATAGTTATTTTTTACAGATGTTTTATCAAAAGATTGTTTCAGCTAACATTGGCATTGCTTTCTTGCAAAGTTTCAATGCATTCGCTTGTTGGGACACCACCAGTTGTTTGTACATGCACATTGTGACCCTCAACCAATACATTCAAACCTATTGGAGTGCTTCCGAGTGATTCACTTAGTGAATATTACTCGaaactttcttttttcccttttcttacCCCCTGATCTTTACAGTCACATCTGCCTTACGTGtcagcttactagacttgctcgCTCCTTGCTGCACGGGAATATTGATCCGGATTTCATTCGTTCATCCCTTCCTTCCATGGGTGGTTGTGCCATCCCTTATCcttatccacacacacacacagctttgTGACAGACTTTCTTTTAACCTAATACATTAGACGCTGATGGTGAATCGAATGCTATTTAGATAAGGGATTTGCGACTGTTATTTtgttatgtatgtatgtacgtAGACCATCGTTCCATTCGAGTTGATCGCGATCTTTCCGTGCATCATTTCGCCTAATGAACAATCTCTtgaactgttttattttcgcgTATTCTTCCGTGCAAATTCAAGCAGCTATAAGCCATCTCAtgttttgtatgcttttttacatttttaaaactcttgtTCTATCGATACCTTTTACATGCCAGAAAACGTTACGCAAACACACCATCAACTTCATTTTAACCGACCGAATTTCAAATGCATTCGTATGTTCAATGCCCTCTTCACAACATGCTTATCTTGAAGAGCGAATGAAACGTTTCCATGAAACGTAAtgtgaaaagtgaaataaaatgtgattttttgttgttgccgccTCCTTTTCTATCATCAACACTAAGCGATGCTTCAAGtacattgcattgcattgtACCTAATTTATACTACAATCAATCGTGTGTTGCATTCTTGCGATCGTATTATTTTGAGGACCATGTTCCCACATGTTGAAAATTAGTGGGAAAGAAGATATATTATGCCCGTTTGTTAGGATACCGTTCGTTTTGCGCGTTCTTCATGCCTTAGTTCTCGATCATAAAATTCATTAGAACGTGATTTCTTAAAGAATGTCGATTATTTGAAATCAGAGCATTCCTCTATCTTTTCGCATGTGTCATTCCTAACGATTGCTTGTCGTGTACTTTCAtaaaacccgaaaaaaaaccaacacagaTCAGAAGAAAGCGATACACACCAAGCCAGCGTGAATCATACGCAATTCTTCCATTAAAATTCCATTTTATGATTGGTATATGCACGTTCCGCTTGAAATTACATCTCAACCTTTAACCTCCTGTGGATAAAGCAAAAGATTGTTGCTTGCTATTGCATATCTTTGGCTTTATCTCCTGGAGTGCTCAATCTATATTTGTATATATACAATTGGTTTTATTCTCAACGTACATACTGCTGCTGTGAGCGATGATTTCGGGGTAGTCTAGAGTTTATCTAAATAAATTACTGATCATTTCATTTCCACACATTCTTTCTGCTTTCACATACTTTGCAACTCTAattttgctttcgcttttACTCTTTAATGTGTTAAAAAACTATTTACAATCTACATATTCGCGTGACAgacgtgtttttctttttttctgtaatgAGATGCAGCATTTATGGTTCACGAAAGTTCATCAATGTTTTCCAAACTAGGATAGTGTCCATCGAACCCGGTTTCGTTAGCTCCATGTTGTAAGATTGAACGTGTAACACGATATTCA encodes the following:
- the LOC126560702 gene encoding cuticle protein 67-like, with the translated sequence MEFVSLFVQFVALLAFVAVAQAAYTLNPAGPTYAGIHTPAITSQQSNILRSYGNLGQISTYSKTIDTPYSSVSKSDVRVSNPGLAVGHVAAAYPHAIAPAYAHPAYAAPAIKAAPALLGVAYSAAPAVAHMTYSNGLGINYAW